The following proteins are co-located in the Deinococcus aerius genome:
- a CDS encoding DEAD/DEAH box helicase has protein sequence MTAPSRPEAILDFWRAVEFFSPQTVPKANPAARAEPVEVLREDALLPWEEGHRWARRPRPPGTANRFTVYCGIYSLSNVSTVLESVLGKDPESADERMDGESCLFALLVTRDGRPLLESITLSSCAWAVSRTRQPGPRSRNWLEGFEEEAERIVGQVKARLAPDEDDERARELAEKSFPVGRPLTLQDLQDATRIVAESLGVNQMLRPSEIRARCGLVSSRRPYSIDDNDFLNSFFLRDLRKVSEQVRRGNVGQGLRDYLTPEMGVDVSRRIDVRERLDVLFEQLAPNLFPQGRWPSKGHHPLVFSQQFAVNTALPSLSEAGLFAVNGPPGTGKTTLLRDLVAAIVVERAKRLANLKAPADAFTGKLNWKTGKFTRAVATWRGDLQGFEIVVASANNGAVENVTRQIPGRDAIDESWRREADYFAEYGTRILGEEAWAMIAARLGNKSNRADFLSRFWHPEDQEEEGQTKRDPARPPKPEDGFRKLLEHLQGETISWAGAVKRFRAALNAEARIREERQHIHDLFGELRDLQGKLDIAPGVETTAAALLEQCYQEQRAVQETLEQALVQVRTAQDRHESHLKTKPNWLEILFSLGGVSRTWRAREQELSQEVGQAETRAQQLRATHADATRKAERAERELQLHREEKRQWAGRLREAQNELTQARERVQNIPSLATWATDEEARELSAPWTDREWNDARAQVFLEALRLHKAFLAANAETMRRSLHAATDVLSGSVPDSAPSEAVRAAWTALFFVIPVISTTFASFDRLFSHLGREALGYLLIDEAGQAIPQAAAGALWRSKRAIVVGDPMQLEPVVTIPLTAQQALRRHFNVGELWLPSETSAQQLADRVSLYGTNVPTQETSLWVGSPLRVHRRCDQPMFNISNQIAYDGMMVFGTSPESTLDLPESCWIDVHASEAEGHFILAEGEVARQLIRNLEVQGVNKASIFVISPFRAVVRELTRILPDVRVGTVHTTQGKESDVVILVLGGNPSRAGAKTWASQHPNLLNVAVSRAKHRLYVIGNREDWQKYQFFSVLARQLPLFRN, from the coding sequence GTGACGGCACCCTCCCGGCCCGAAGCCATTCTCGACTTCTGGCGTGCCGTTGAATTTTTCTCTCCACAAACCGTACCGAAAGCCAATCCTGCCGCCCGAGCAGAACCGGTTGAGGTGTTGCGGGAGGATGCCCTCTTACCTTGGGAAGAGGGACACCGCTGGGCACGTCGTCCCCGGCCACCAGGAACGGCAAATCGGTTCACCGTCTACTGTGGCATCTATAGCCTAAGCAACGTTTCTACAGTTCTGGAGAGCGTCCTCGGCAAGGACCCGGAATCTGCCGACGAGCGCATGGACGGCGAGAGCTGTCTCTTCGCCTTGTTGGTGACCAGAGACGGACGCCCGCTGCTAGAAAGCATCACCCTGTCATCCTGTGCTTGGGCGGTGAGCCGCACCCGACAGCCGGGGCCGAGAAGCCGGAACTGGTTGGAGGGCTTTGAAGAAGAGGCCGAGCGAATCGTTGGGCAGGTCAAAGCCCGCTTGGCCCCGGACGAGGACGATGAGCGTGCTCGGGAGTTGGCCGAGAAATCCTTTCCTGTCGGACGACCCCTCACGCTTCAAGACTTACAAGACGCTACCCGGATCGTCGCTGAGAGCTTGGGCGTTAACCAGATGCTGCGCCCTTCGGAGATTCGTGCGCGTTGTGGTCTGGTGTCCAGCAGGCGGCCCTACTCGATAGACGACAACGACTTTTTGAACAGCTTTTTTCTGCGTGACCTGCGAAAGGTGTCTGAACAGGTGCGCCGGGGCAACGTTGGTCAGGGCTTGCGGGATTACCTGACCCCGGAAATGGGAGTCGATGTGTCCAGACGTATCGATGTGCGTGAGCGTCTGGACGTGCTGTTCGAGCAACTCGCTCCCAACCTCTTCCCCCAAGGGCGCTGGCCGAGTAAAGGGCACCACCCCCTCGTGTTCAGCCAGCAATTTGCCGTCAACACTGCCCTTCCCAGCCTGAGTGAGGCGGGCCTGTTTGCGGTGAACGGTCCTCCAGGCACAGGGAAAACGACTCTGCTACGCGACCTCGTGGCGGCCATTGTCGTCGAACGTGCGAAGCGTCTCGCCAACCTTAAAGCCCCCGCTGACGCCTTCACTGGAAAATTGAACTGGAAAACTGGCAAGTTCACCCGTGCGGTAGCGACTTGGCGTGGCGATCTCCAGGGCTTCGAGATCGTGGTGGCTTCCGCCAACAACGGGGCCGTCGAGAATGTGACGCGGCAGATCCCGGGAAGGGACGCCATCGACGAGTCATGGCGGCGCGAGGCCGACTATTTCGCCGAATACGGCACACGTATCCTTGGGGAGGAAGCGTGGGCCATGATCGCCGCTCGTCTGGGGAACAAGAGCAACCGTGCAGACTTCCTCAGCCGCTTCTGGCACCCCGAAGATCAGGAAGAAGAGGGCCAGACCAAGCGGGACCCCGCACGTCCACCCAAGCCGGAGGACGGCTTTCGTAAATTGCTGGAACATTTACAAGGTGAGACGATCAGTTGGGCGGGTGCGGTCAAACGTTTCCGCGCTGCCTTGAATGCTGAGGCCAGGATTCGTGAGGAGCGGCAACATATTCATGACCTGTTCGGAGAACTGCGTGACCTTCAGGGAAAGCTCGACATTGCACCAGGAGTAGAGACCACAGCCGCCGCCCTTCTCGAACAATGTTATCAGGAGCAGCGGGCAGTACAGGAGACGCTTGAACAGGCACTGGTTCAGGTGCGGACCGCCCAAGACAGGCACGAGAGTCATCTCAAAACCAAACCGAATTGGTTGGAAATCCTCTTCTCCCTGGGTGGGGTGAGCCGCACCTGGCGAGCGAGAGAACAGGAACTCTCGCAAGAAGTCGGTCAAGCCGAGACCCGGGCACAACAACTTCGTGCCACTCACGCTGACGCCACCCGGAAGGCGGAACGTGCGGAGCGAGAGTTACAACTGCATCGTGAGGAAAAGCGCCAGTGGGCCGGGCGCCTGCGGGAAGCCCAGAACGAACTGACACAGGCACGAGAACGGGTTCAAAACATTCCCTCGTTAGCCACCTGGGCTACTGATGAAGAAGCTCGGGAGCTTTCCGCCCCGTGGACGGACCGGGAATGGAATGACGCTCGCGCCCAGGTTTTTTTGGAAGCTCTGCGTCTCCACAAAGCATTTCTCGCCGCCAATGCCGAGACGATGCGGAGAAGTCTACACGCCGCAACGGATGTCCTTTCCGGCAGCGTGCCCGATTCCGCTCCTTCAGAGGCGGTTCGGGCGGCCTGGACAGCCCTCTTTTTCGTCATCCCGGTCATTTCCACCACATTCGCCTCGTTTGACAGGCTCTTTTCGCATCTTGGGCGCGAGGCCCTGGGCTACTTGCTCATCGACGAGGCAGGGCAAGCTATCCCTCAGGCGGCAGCGGGGGCTCTCTGGAGGTCCAAACGTGCCATTGTTGTGGGTGACCCCATGCAACTTGAGCCGGTAGTGACTATTCCGTTGACTGCCCAACAGGCGCTGCGCCGTCACTTCAATGTAGGCGAATTGTGGCTCCCCAGCGAAACCTCTGCTCAGCAGCTAGCAGATCGCGTCAGCTTGTACGGGACGAATGTTCCCACCCAGGAGACCTCCCTCTGGGTAGGAAGCCCCTTGCGCGTTCACCGCCGCTGCGACCAACCCATGTTCAACATTTCCAATCAAATCGCTTACGACGGCATGATGGTCTTCGGCACGTCACCAGAATCCACACTCGATCTCCCCGAAAGCTGCTGGATTGATGTTCATGCTTCTGAGGCGGAAGGGCATTTCATTCTCGCTGAGGGAGAGGTCGCCCGGCAATTGATACGTAATTTGGAGGTACAGGGGGTAAATAAAGCGTCCATCTTCGTCATTTCCCCCTTCCGTGCTGTAGTGCGCGAGTTAACGCGAATATTGCCTGATGTGAGAGTCGGTACGGTCCATACCACTCAGGGCAAAGAGTCGGATGTGGTGATCCTAGTTCTAGGCGGGAACCCGAGCCGCGCGGGGGCCAAAACCTGGGCGTCACAACATCCAAACCTGCTCAATGTGGCAGTCAGTCGTGCCAAACATCGCCTTTATGTTATAGGCAACCGTGAAGACTGGCAGAAATACCAATTCTTCTCTGTACTCGCTCGTCAGCTCCCGCTCTTTAGGAACTGA
- a CDS encoding SAM-dependent methyltransferase — MSASSRMDRPTPLRPATRGLAWAAGLTAAVLAARQVRRPPTPAELRAAALDVLEAALPQRRTFDVQLWDGTVLPATVKPVTARLVLKGEHSLGRMLGLPLDLALGEAYLRGDFEIEGDISTVAGLTTAFDAPLTPARVARVLRNVQRLRAHAGPAPRPVTAHLDGTPHSRERDQQAVTYHYDLSNDFYRLWLDRRMVYSCGYFPSGNETLDEAQTAKLEHICRKLRLKPGERLLDIGCGWGGLAIYAAGQYGVQVLGVTLSEAQLREGRARVEAAGLSHLVRLEVRDYRDVVSEGPGSFDKITSVGMAEHVGRANMTTYFRSAYAALRPGGLMLNHAIGANVQPPKFPKWLQALTSGGFMQKYVFPDGELLPLWETLQHAEGAGFEPRDVENLREHYARTLLCWSDNLEARREEARALVGEERFRLWRLYIAACVNGFRSGQLDLYQTLLAKPDEEGRVELPMSRADVYR; from the coding sequence ATGTCTGCCTCCTCCCGGATGGACCGGCCGACCCCCCTTCGTCCCGCCACCCGGGGGCTTGCCTGGGCCGCCGGCCTGACGGCTGCGGTGCTGGCCGCCCGGCAGGTCCGCCGACCGCCCACCCCCGCCGAGCTGCGCGCGGCGGCGCTGGACGTGCTGGAAGCGGCCCTTCCGCAGCGGCGGACCTTCGACGTGCAGCTCTGGGACGGGACGGTGCTGCCCGCCACGGTGAAACCCGTCACCGCCCGCCTCGTCCTGAAGGGTGAGCACTCGCTGGGGCGAATGCTGGGCCTGCCGCTCGACCTCGCGCTGGGCGAGGCTTACCTGCGCGGCGACTTCGAGATTGAGGGGGACATCAGCACGGTGGCGGGGCTCACCACGGCCTTTGACGCGCCGCTCACCCCGGCGCGGGTGGCGCGGGTCCTGCGGAACGTGCAGAGGCTGCGCGCCCACGCCGGTCCCGCCCCGCGCCCCGTCACCGCCCACTTGGACGGCACCCCCCACAGCCGCGAGCGCGACCAGCAGGCGGTGACGTACCACTACGACCTCTCCAACGACTTCTACCGGCTGTGGCTCGACCGGCGCATGGTGTACTCCTGCGGCTACTTCCCGAGCGGCAACGAGACGCTGGACGAGGCCCAGACGGCCAAGCTGGAACACATCTGCCGCAAGCTGCGCCTGAAGCCCGGCGAGCGGCTGCTGGACATCGGCTGCGGCTGGGGCGGGCTGGCGATCTACGCGGCGGGGCAGTACGGGGTGCAGGTGCTGGGCGTGACCCTCTCGGAGGCGCAACTGCGTGAGGGCCGCGCGCGGGTGGAGGCGGCGGGGCTGAGTCACCTCGTGCGGCTGGAGGTGCGCGACTACCGCGACGTGGTCAGCGAGGGGCCGGGAAGCTTCGACAAGATCACCAGCGTCGGCATGGCCGAGCATGTCGGCCGGGCGAACATGACGACCTACTTCCGCTCGGCGTATGCGGCGCTGAGGCCCGGCGGGCTGATGCTCAACCACGCTATCGGCGCGAACGTGCAGCCGCCGAAGTTCCCGAAGTGGCTCCAGGCGCTCACCTCGGGCGGCTTCATGCAGAAGTACGTCTTCCCCGACGGCGAACTCCTGCCCCTGTGGGAGACGTTGCAGCACGCCGAGGGGGCGGGCTTCGAGCCGCGCGACGTGGAGAACCTGCGCGAACACTACGCCCGGACGCTGCTGTGCTGGTCGGACAACCTGGAGGCCCGCCGGGAGGAGGCCCGCGCCCTGGTCGGCGAGGAGCGCTTCCGGCTGTGGCGCCTGTATATCGCCGCGTGCGTCAACGGCTTCCGGAGCGGCCAGCTCGACCTCTACCAGACCCTCCTTGCCAAGCCCGACGAGGAGGGCCGGGTGGAGCTGCCGATGAGCCGGGCGGATGTGTACCGGTGA
- a CDS encoding glycine C-acetyltransferase has product MPTSLSGRLDAELAGLRAQGLLIHPRVLQAPQGARTRVEGRDVVNLASNNYLGFANHPEIKARAGEYLREWGAGAGAVRTIAGTLQIHEDFEQQLAEFKHTGSALVLQSGFTTNQGVLGALLQPGDLVVSDELNHASIIDGLRLTKATKKIYKHADPEDLDRVLAENDTDGLKLVVTDGVFSMDGDIAPLGRLIKVARKYGAVTYVDDAHGSGVLGEAGRGTVHHFGYEHADDVIQVGTLSKAWGVVGGYAAGHHDLRELLLNRARPYLFSTAHPPAVVGALSAALDLVQREPAFMERLWDNTRYFKAELARLGFDTMGSQTPITPVLFGEASAAFEASRRLLDEGVFAVGLGFPTVPRGQARIRNIVTAEHTREDLDLALSAYERVGRALTVIGS; this is encoded by the coding sequence ATGCCGACCTCCCTCTCTGGCCGCCTGGACGCGGAACTTGCGGGCCTGCGGGCCCAGGGCCTGCTCATCCACCCCCGCGTGCTTCAGGCCCCCCAGGGCGCCCGCACCCGGGTGGAGGGGCGGGACGTGGTCAACCTGGCGTCGAACAACTACCTGGGCTTTGCCAACCACCCCGAGATCAAGGCCCGCGCGGGGGAGTACCTGCGCGAGTGGGGGGCGGGGGCGGGCGCCGTGCGGACTATCGCCGGGACGCTGCAAATCCACGAGGACTTCGAGCAGCAGCTCGCCGAGTTCAAGCACACGGGCAGCGCCCTCGTCCTTCAGAGCGGGTTCACCACCAACCAGGGCGTGCTGGGAGCCCTGCTCCAGCCCGGCGACCTCGTTGTGAGCGACGAACTCAACCACGCGAGCATCATCGACGGCCTGCGGCTGACGAAGGCCACCAAGAAGATTTACAAGCACGCCGATCCCGAAGACCTCGACCGGGTCCTGGCCGAGAACGACACTGACGGGCTGAAGCTCGTCGTGACCGACGGTGTGTTCAGCATGGACGGCGACATCGCGCCGCTGGGCCGCCTGATCAAGGTCGCGCGCAAGTACGGGGCCGTGACGTACGTGGACGACGCGCACGGCTCGGGCGTGCTGGGCGAGGCGGGACGCGGCACCGTTCACCATTTCGGCTACGAGCACGCGGACGACGTGATTCAGGTTGGCACCCTGAGCAAGGCGTGGGGCGTGGTCGGCGGCTACGCGGCGGGGCACCATGACCTGCGCGAGCTTCTGCTCAACCGGGCGCGGCCCTACCTCTTCTCGACCGCCCACCCGCCCGCCGTCGTCGGGGCGCTCTCGGCGGCCCTGGACCTCGTGCAGCGCGAGCCCGCCTTTATGGAGCGGCTGTGGGACAATACCCGCTACTTCAAGGCCGAACTCGCCCGGTTGGGCTTCGACACGATGGGGAGCCAGACGCCCATCACGCCCGTGTTGTTCGGTGAGGCGAGCGCCGCCTTCGAGGCCAGCCGCCGCTTACTCGACGAGGGGGTGTTCGCCGTCGGCCTGGGCTTCCCGACCGTGCCCCGGGGTCAGGCCCGCATCCGCAACATCGTGACCGCCGAGCACACGCGGGAGGACCTGGACCTCGCGCTCTCGGCGTACGAGCGGGTGGGGCGGGCGCTGACGGTCATTGGGAGTTAA
- a CDS encoding acetate kinase gives MWTLVVNCGSSSLKFALLDPSSGEVPLSGLAERLGSDLASVRVDRGGERVSVPLPGGSYPEAFGVLLAELDALGLRSEVGAVGHRVVHGGERFSAPALVTPEVLDAIRACVPLAPLHNPANLAGIEAAQEAFPGLPHVAVFDTAFHQTMPEVAYRYAVPEEWYTQHGVRRYGFHGTSHAYVAGEAARMLGRDFPDLNLVTAHLGNGCSVTAVQGGRSVDTSMGLTPLEGVVMGTRSGDVDPGLHDYLARQAGLSLTQITATLNRESGLLGLSGLTNDMRELEEAAARGHEGARLAVEIFVYRLAKSVAGMAVALGRLDGLVFTGGIGENSATVRGATLARLGLLGFKVDEAANARAVRGRAGIITTPDSVPALVVNTNEELMIARETQSVVAGEL, from the coding sequence ATGTGGACGCTGGTGGTCAATTGCGGGTCGAGCAGCCTCAAGTTCGCGCTGCTCGATCCTTCCTCGGGTGAGGTTCCCCTTTCGGGCCTGGCCGAGCGGCTGGGCTCGGACCTCGCCTCGGTGCGGGTGGACCGGGGGGGCGAGCGGGTAAGCGTGCCGCTCCCGGGCGGCAGCTACCCGGAGGCGTTCGGTGTGCTGCTGGCCGAGTTGGACGCCCTGGGCTTGCGGAGCGAGGTGGGTGCCGTCGGCCACCGGGTCGTCCACGGGGGCGAGCGTTTCAGCGCCCCGGCCCTGGTCACGCCGGAAGTGCTGGATGCCATCCGGGCCTGCGTGCCCCTCGCGCCGCTGCACAATCCCGCCAACCTCGCGGGGATCGAGGCGGCGCAGGAAGCCTTTCCCGGGCTGCCGCACGTCGCCGTCTTCGACACCGCCTTTCACCAGACCATGCCGGAGGTCGCCTACCGCTACGCCGTGCCGGAGGAGTGGTACACGCAGCATGGCGTCCGTCGCTACGGCTTTCACGGCACGAGCCACGCCTACGTGGCGGGCGAGGCGGCGCGGATGCTGGGGCGGGACTTCCCGGACCTCAACCTCGTCACGGCGCATCTGGGGAATGGGTGCAGCGTGACCGCCGTGCAGGGCGGACGGAGCGTGGACACCAGCATGGGCCTCACCCCGCTGGAGGGGGTCGTCATGGGCACGCGCAGCGGCGACGTGGACCCCGGCCTGCACGATTATCTCGCCCGGCAGGCGGGGCTGAGCCTGACCCAGATCACGGCGACGCTGAACAGGGAAAGCGGGTTGCTGGGCTTATCCGGCCTGACGAACGACATGCGCGAGCTGGAAGAGGCCGCCGCGCGGGGACACGAGGGGGCGCGGCTGGCCGTGGAAATCTTCGTCTACCGCCTCGCCAAGAGCGTTGCGGGCATGGCCGTCGCGCTGGGCCGCCTCGACGGGCTGGTGTTCACCGGTGGCATTGGCGAGAACAGCGCCACGGTGCGGGGGGCGACGCTCGCCCGGCTCGGACTCCTTGGGTTCAAGGTAGACGAGGCGGCGAACGCGCGGGCAGTGCGGGGGCGGGCAGGGATCATCACCACCCCGGACAGCGTGCCCGCCCTCGTTGTGAACACGAACGAGGAACTCATGATCGCCCGCGAGACGCAAAGCGTTGTGGCGGGTGAGTTATGA
- a CDS encoding roadblock/LC7 domain-containing protein, with amino-acid sequence MTNAVYTLIVRALSGIVSERAAETLLRAALREQGLTPEGVSAGEMQRVLSGPLLTRLSAVLPEARARAELRTLSGQLQRQYPKAPTLFPGAPVAAWDEEVGTTAWDTPAELSADDFEFDDPEYTAAPTQRRYTLDSAAGQEALIQDLGRMPGVQGVLVCRASGEVLRQRAVASATTLGSVIAATALLFQKRGLNLMSADMGGRTVCMRPLGGYCVAVVAGPQVNIGRLLAELGQIREAA; translated from the coding sequence ATGACAAATGCCGTGTACACCCTGATCGTGCGCGCCCTGTCCGGCATTGTGTCCGAACGTGCGGCGGAAACCCTGCTGCGCGCCGCCCTGCGCGAGCAGGGCCTGACCCCCGAGGGCGTGAGTGCCGGGGAGATGCAGCGGGTGCTCTCCGGCCCGCTGCTCACCCGGCTGTCGGCCGTCCTCCCGGAAGCCCGGGCCCGGGCGGAACTGCGGACGCTGTCCGGGCAGCTCCAGCGGCAGTACCCCAAAGCCCCCACCCTCTTCCCCGGCGCCCCGGTCGCCGCCTGGGACGAGGAGGTGGGGACGACCGCCTGGGACACCCCCGCCGAATTGAGCGCCGACGACTTCGAGTTCGACGACCCCGAGTACACGGCCGCCCCCACCCAGCGCCGCTACACGCTGGACAGCGCCGCGGGCCAGGAGGCGCTGATTCAGGACCTGGGCCGGATGCCCGGCGTGCAGGGCGTGCTCGTGTGCCGCGCGAGCGGCGAGGTGCTGCGGCAGCGGGCGGTGGCGAGCGCCACCACCCTGGGCAGCGTGATCGCCGCCACCGCCCTGCTCTTCCAGAAGCGCGGCCTGAACCTGATGTCGGCCGATATGGGGGGGCGCACCGTCTGTATGCGGCCCCTGGGCGGGTACTGCGTGGCGGTGGTCGCCGGGCCGCAGGTGAACATCGGGCGGCTGCTCGCCGAACTCGGCCAGATCCGGGAGGCGGCGTGA
- the pta gene encoding phosphate acetyltransferase: protein MNTLFVAPTRNGVGLSSTALGLTRALERQGLKVAFLKPIAQTHETAPDDSVHFARTLAHAVTPDPIPLAQAEEQLSLGQEEDLMEGVVALAREAASGITGGADVLVAEGLALNERNVYAGALNASLARNLEADVVLVSSLAGVTPAALADELDIAAQAYRRSDGSGLAGYVLNFAPRELDFGGLMADLRAHSRTLARGELPLLGVITQSPALTAPRTLDVARHLGAEVLNEGEATLRRVTSTVVTARSVPKMADLFTSGALVVTPGDREDVVMAAALSHLSGVPLAGLLFTSGSAPEDSIEKLCRAALTSSLPVLRVATNSYNTASALSRMDPRVPHDDLERMERILDFIADRLDTFPLGTRLRTPQPEGERRLPPSAFRYELIQKARAANKRIVLPEGDEPRTVRAAIRCMEKGIARPVLLAKPDRVRQVAEGQGLTLPDGLEIIDPDGVRANYVAPMVELRKSKGLTAPQAEAQLEDTVVLGTMMLALGEVDGLVSGAVHTTANTVRPALQLIKTAPGVRLVSSIFFMLLPEQVVVYGDAAINPNPNAEELADIAIQSADSARAFGIPPRIAMLSYSTGESGAGEDVEKVRIATGLVRERRPDLPVDGPLQYDAASVLSVGLQKAPGSPVAGRATVFIFPDLNTGNTTYKAVQRAAGVVAIGPMLQGLRKPVNDLSRGALVDDIVYTIALTAIQATQGEGK, encoded by the coding sequence ATGAACACCCTCTTCGTCGCGCCCACCCGCAACGGCGTGGGCCTGAGCAGCACGGCGCTCGGCCTCACCCGCGCCCTGGAACGGCAGGGCCTCAAGGTCGCCTTTCTCAAGCCCATCGCCCAGACGCACGAGACGGCACCCGACGACTCGGTGCATTTCGCGCGGACCCTCGCGCACGCGGTCACGCCCGATCCCATCCCCCTCGCGCAGGCCGAGGAGCAGCTCAGCCTGGGGCAGGAGGAGGACCTGATGGAGGGCGTGGTCGCCCTGGCGCGGGAGGCGGCGTCGGGCATCACCGGGGGCGCCGACGTGCTCGTGGCCGAGGGCCTCGCCTTGAACGAGCGCAACGTGTACGCGGGGGCGCTGAACGCCAGCCTCGCGCGCAATTTAGAAGCAGACGTGGTCCTTGTCTCCAGCCTCGCCGGGGTGACGCCCGCCGCCCTGGCGGACGAGCTGGACATCGCCGCCCAGGCGTACCGCCGCTCGGACGGCTCGGGACTGGCGGGGTACGTGCTGAACTTTGCCCCGCGCGAGTTGGACTTCGGCGGGCTGATGGCCGACCTGCGGGCGCACAGCCGCACCCTGGCGCGGGGGGAACTCCCCCTGCTGGGCGTGATCACGCAGTCCCCGGCGCTCACGGCCCCCCGCACCCTCGACGTGGCCCGACATCTCGGCGCCGAGGTCCTGAACGAGGGCGAGGCCACCCTGCGCCGCGTCACCAGCACCGTCGTCACCGCCCGCAGCGTGCCCAAGATGGCCGACCTTTTCACCTCCGGCGCCCTCGTCGTCACGCCCGGCGACCGCGAGGACGTGGTGATGGCGGCGGCCCTCTCGCACCTCAGCGGCGTTCCGCTGGCGGGGCTGCTCTTCACGTCCGGCAGCGCCCCGGAGGACTCCATCGAGAAGCTCTGCCGCGCCGCGCTGACGAGTTCGCTCCCCGTGCTGCGGGTGGCGACGAACTCCTACAACACCGCCTCGGCCCTCTCGCGCATGGACCCCCGGGTGCCGCACGACGACCTGGAGCGGATGGAACGCATCCTCGACTTCATCGCCGACCGGCTGGACACCTTCCCGCTGGGGACGCGGCTCCGCACCCCCCAGCCCGAGGGCGAGCGCCGGTTGCCCCCCAGCGCCTTCCGCTACGAGCTGATCCAGAAGGCCCGCGCCGCGAACAAACGCATCGTCCTCCCCGAGGGCGACGAGCCGCGCACGGTGAGGGCCGCGATCCGCTGCATGGAGAAGGGCATCGCGCGCCCCGTGCTCCTCGCCAAGCCCGACCGGGTGCGCCAGGTGGCGGAGGGGCAGGGCCTCACCCTTCCAGACGGGCTGGAGATCATCGACCCGGACGGGGTGCGGGCGAACTACGTCGCGCCGATGGTGGAACTTCGCAAGAGCAAGGGCCTGACCGCCCCCCAGGCCGAGGCGCAACTGGAGGACACCGTCGTGCTGGGCACGATGATGCTCGCGCTGGGGGAGGTGGACGGGCTGGTGTCGGGGGCAGTCCACACGACGGCGAACACGGTGCGGCCCGCCCTCCAGCTCATCAAGACGGCGCCGGGGGTGAGACTCGTCTCCTCCATCTTCTTCATGCTGCTCCCCGAGCAGGTCGTCGTGTACGGCGACGCGGCGATCAACCCCAACCCCAACGCGGAGGAACTCGCCGACATCGCCATCCAGTCGGCGGACAGTGCCAGGGCCTTTGGCATCCCGCCCCGGATCGCCATGCTGAGCTACTCGACGGGCGAGAGCGGCGCGGGCGAGGACGTGGAGAAGGTGCGGATCGCCACCGGGCTCGTCCGCGAGCGCCGACCCGACCTCCCGGTGGACGGGCCGCTGCAATACGACGCCGCCTCGGTCCTCAGCGTGGGCCTTCAGAAGGCGCCGGGCAGCCCCGTTGCGGGCCGGGCGACTGTCTTCATCTTCCCCGACCTGAACACCGGCAACACGACCTACAAGGCGGTGCAGCGCGCGGCGGGCGTGGTCGCCATCGGGCCGATGCTCCAGGGCCTGCGCAAGCCGGTGAACGACCTCTCGCGCGGGGCGCTGGTGGACGACATCGTGTACACGATTGCCCTGACGGCGATCCAGGCGACGCAGGGAGAGGGGAAGTGA
- the tsaE gene encoding tRNA (adenosine(37)-N6)-threonylcarbamoyltransferase complex ATPase subunit type 1 TsaE, with product MTAPPHPDLPLLPGETRLLRGADEQRALGAELARALPPGAVLFLEGELGAGKTTLTGGLVGALDFADAVTSPTYALMHVYPTPAGRVLHVDAYRVRDPQELYEMDLEDLIAGSRLSVIEWGEGLYGDYPAAPILRLEHVEGDPEVRRVGRVR from the coding sequence GTGACGGCTCCCCCCCACCCCGACCTGCCCCTCCTCCCCGGTGAGACGCGCCTGCTGCGGGGCGCGGACGAACAACGGGCCCTCGGCGCCGAACTCGCCCGTGCCCTGCCGCCCGGCGCGGTGCTCTTTCTGGAGGGCGAACTCGGGGCGGGCAAGACCACGCTGACGGGGGGGCTGGTGGGGGCGCTGGACTTCGCGGACGCGGTGACCAGCCCCACCTACGCCCTGATGCACGTCTACCCCACCCCGGCGGGCCGCGTGCTTCACGTGGACGCCTACCGGGTGCGCGACCCGCAGGAGCTGTACGAGATGGACCTGGAGGACCTGATCGCGGGCAGCCGCCTCAGCGTGATCGAGTGGGGCGAGGGCCTGTATGGGGACTACCCGGCGGCGCCCATCCTGCGGCTGGAGCATGTGGAGGGCGACCCCGAGGTGCGGCGGGTGGGCCGGGTGCGCTGA